A single region of the Serinus canaria isolate serCan28SL12 chromosome 1, serCan2020, whole genome shotgun sequence genome encodes:
- the FAM168A gene encoding protein FAM168A isoform X2 yields MEGNEKQNGYPTGYPTAAPAYNPNMYPTSSPGYAPATLLMKQAWPQTSSSCATEGTFHLPVDTGTENRTYQASSAAFRYTAGTPYKVPPTQSNNAPPPYSPSPNPYQTAMYPIRSAYPQQNLYTQGAYYTQPVYAAQPHVIHHTTVVQPNSIPSAIYPAPVAAPRTNGVAMGMVAGTTMAMSAGTLLTTPQHTAIGAHPVSVPTYRAQGTPTYSYVPPHW; encoded by the exons atggaaggaaatgaaaagcaaaatg gTTATCCAACAGGCTatcccactgctgccccagcctACAATCCCAACATGTATCCAACCAGCAGCCCCGGCTACGCCCCAG CCACACTTCTGATGAAGCAGGCCTGGCCCCAGACCTCCTCGTCCTGTGCCACCGAGGGCACCTTCCACCTCCCGGTGGACACCGGCACGGAGAACAGAACCTACCAGGCTTCTTCTGCAGCATTCA GGTACACCGCGGGGACCCCCTACAAGGTGCCACCAACCCAGAGTAACAACGCCCCTCCTCCCTACTCGCCGTCTCCGAACCCGTACCAGACCGCGATGTACCCCATCAGAAGTGCCTACCCCCAGCAGAACCTGTACACCCAG GGAGCTTATTACACCCAGCCCGTGTACGCGGCCCAGCCTCACGTCATCCACCACACCACGGTGGTGCAGCCCAACAGCATCCCCTCGGCCATCTACCCCGCGCCGGTGGCCGCGCCCCGCACCAACGGCGTGGCCATGGGCATGGTGGCTGGCACCACCATGGCAATGTCAGCAG gaaccTTGTTGACCACCCCCCAACACACCGCCATCGGAGCACATCCAGTGTCCGTGCCAACGTACAGGGCTCAAGGAACCCCCACCTACAGCTACGTACCTCCACACTGGTAA
- the FAM168A gene encoding protein FAM168A isoform X1, producing MNPVYSPVQPGAPYGNPKNMAYTGYPTGYPTAAPAYNPNMYPTSSPGYAPATLLMKQAWPQTSSSCATEGTFHLPVDTGTENRTYQASSAAFRYTAGTPYKVPPTQSNNAPPPYSPSPNPYQTAMYPIRSAYPQQNLYTQGAYYTQPVYAAQPHVIHHTTVVQPNSIPSAIYPAPVAAPRTNGVAMGMVAGTTMAMSAGTLLTTPQHTAIGAHPVSVPTYRAQGTPTYSYVPPHW from the exons gTTATCCAACAGGCTatcccactgctgccccagcctACAATCCCAACATGTATCCAACCAGCAGCCCCGGCTACGCCCCAG CCACACTTCTGATGAAGCAGGCCTGGCCCCAGACCTCCTCGTCCTGTGCCACCGAGGGCACCTTCCACCTCCCGGTGGACACCGGCACGGAGAACAGAACCTACCAGGCTTCTTCTGCAGCATTCA GGTACACCGCGGGGACCCCCTACAAGGTGCCACCAACCCAGAGTAACAACGCCCCTCCTCCCTACTCGCCGTCTCCGAACCCGTACCAGACCGCGATGTACCCCATCAGAAGTGCCTACCCCCAGCAGAACCTGTACACCCAG GGAGCTTATTACACCCAGCCCGTGTACGCGGCCCAGCCTCACGTCATCCACCACACCACGGTGGTGCAGCCCAACAGCATCCCCTCGGCCATCTACCCCGCGCCGGTGGCCGCGCCCCGCACCAACGGCGTGGCCATGGGCATGGTGGCTGGCACCACCATGGCAATGTCAGCAG gaaccTTGTTGACCACCCCCCAACACACCGCCATCGGAGCACATCCAGTGTCCGTGCCAACGTACAGGGCTCAAGGAACCCCCACCTACAGCTACGTACCTCCACACTGGTAA
- the FAM168A gene encoding protein FAM168A isoform X3, translating into MYPTSSPGYAPATLLMKQAWPQTSSSCATEGTFHLPVDTGTENRTYQASSAAFRYTAGTPYKVPPTQSNNAPPPYSPSPNPYQTAMYPIRSAYPQQNLYTQGAYYTQPVYAAQPHVIHHTTVVQPNSIPSAIYPAPVAAPRTNGVAMGMVAGTTMAMSAGTLLTTPQHTAIGAHPVSVPTYRAQGTPTYSYVPPHW; encoded by the exons ATGTATCCAACCAGCAGCCCCGGCTACGCCCCAG CCACACTTCTGATGAAGCAGGCCTGGCCCCAGACCTCCTCGTCCTGTGCCACCGAGGGCACCTTCCACCTCCCGGTGGACACCGGCACGGAGAACAGAACCTACCAGGCTTCTTCTGCAGCATTCA GGTACACCGCGGGGACCCCCTACAAGGTGCCACCAACCCAGAGTAACAACGCCCCTCCTCCCTACTCGCCGTCTCCGAACCCGTACCAGACCGCGATGTACCCCATCAGAAGTGCCTACCCCCAGCAGAACCTGTACACCCAG GGAGCTTATTACACCCAGCCCGTGTACGCGGCCCAGCCTCACGTCATCCACCACACCACGGTGGTGCAGCCCAACAGCATCCCCTCGGCCATCTACCCCGCGCCGGTGGCCGCGCCCCGCACCAACGGCGTGGCCATGGGCATGGTGGCTGGCACCACCATGGCAATGTCAGCAG gaaccTTGTTGACCACCCCCCAACACACCGCCATCGGAGCACATCCAGTGTCCGTGCCAACGTACAGGGCTCAAGGAACCCCCACCTACAGCTACGTACCTCCACACTGGTAA